In the genome of Pseudomonas sp. P5_109, one region contains:
- the xerD gene encoding site-specific tyrosine recombinase XerD, with amino-acid sequence MPAIDNPLIDQFLDALWLEKGLSDNTRDAYRSDLALFNGWLQDKGLELVNAGRELILDHLAWRLEQNYKPRSTARFLSGVRGFYRYLLREKVISVDPTLRVDMPQLGRPLPKSLSEADVEALLKAPDLSEAIGQRDRAMLEVLYACGLRVTELISLTLEQVNLRQGVLRVMGKGSKERLVPMGEEAIVWVERYMRDARGELLGGRPSDVLFPSQRGEQMTRQTFWHRIKHQAKVAGIGKSLSPHTLRHAFATHLLNHGADLRVVQMLLGHSDLSTTQIYTHVARARLQDLHAKHHPRG; translated from the coding sequence ATGCCTGCCATCGATAACCCGCTGATAGACCAATTCCTCGATGCCCTGTGGCTGGAGAAAGGCCTTTCCGATAACACCCGCGATGCCTATCGCAGTGACCTGGCGCTGTTCAACGGCTGGCTGCAGGACAAGGGGCTGGAACTGGTCAATGCCGGTCGCGAGTTGATACTCGACCACCTGGCCTGGCGCCTGGAGCAGAACTACAAGCCACGCTCCACGGCGCGATTTCTCTCGGGTGTGCGTGGCTTCTATCGCTATCTGTTGCGGGAAAAGGTGATCTCGGTCGATCCGACATTGCGCGTTGATATGCCGCAACTCGGCAGGCCACTGCCAAAGTCCTTGTCCGAGGCGGATGTGGAAGCCTTGCTGAAGGCGCCCGACTTGAGCGAAGCCATCGGTCAGCGTGACCGGGCCATGCTTGAAGTGCTGTATGCCTGTGGCCTGCGGGTGACCGAGTTGATCAGCCTCACTCTGGAACAAGTCAATTTGCGTCAGGGCGTGTTGCGCGTGATGGGTAAAGGCAGCAAGGAGCGGCTGGTGCCGATGGGCGAGGAGGCAATTGTCTGGGTCGAACGCTACATGCGTGATGCCCGCGGCGAACTGCTTGGCGGGCGTCCCAGCGATGTGCTGTTCCCGAGCCAGCGTGGCGAGCAGATGACCCGCCAGACCTTCTGGCACCGCATCAAGCATCAGGCCAAGGTCGCCGGGATCGGCAAGTCGCTGTCGCCGCACACCCTGCGCCATGCCTTTGCCACGCATCTGCTCAACCACGGCGCAGACTTGCGGGTGGTGCAGATGCTGCTGGGGCACAGCGACTTGTCGACGACCCAGATCTACACTCACGTTGCCCGGGCACGCTTGCAGGATCTGCATGCCAAGCACCATCCCAGAGGCTAA